In Ramlibacter sp., the sequence CAGCCCTCGCTGATCTTCAGGTAGGCATAGTGGCGCGGCGTGAGCTTGATGCCCGCCACGCCGAACGAGCCGGCCTGCGGGTCGGGCACCAGGTCCACGAACGGGTCATGCGGCTTGGGCAGGTTGGCGTGCACCGCGTCCATCACCTCCTGGGTGGCGTGCGGGCCGGTCACGGCCAGCACCGACGGGTGCATCTGCTTGACCAGGTTGCCGTCGCCGGCCTCGCCGCTGATGGTCTTGGCGCCCAGGCAGCCGGTGACGATCACCTTGCCGTTGGCCGCCAGCGCCTCGCCGATGGTGTCCAGGCTTTCCTTGACCGCGTCGTCGATGAAGCCGCAGGTGTTGACGATGACGAGGTCAGCCCCCTCAAAGGTCTTGGAGGTCTGGTAGCCCTCGGCGCTCAGCTGGGTGAGGATCAACTCGGAATCGGTCAGGGCCTTGGGGCAGCCCAGGCTCACAAAACCGACTTTGGGAATGGCATTCGGGGGGGACAAAACTTCGCTCATGCGCGTATTGTCCCAGCAAAGGCGCCGGCCGATGGCAACGCCGCCCAGTCCCCCGCAACCGGCGGGCCGCTAGCGCTTGAGGCCAAACGCGCCCAGCATCTGCTCGGTCTGCTTCTGCATCTGCTCCTGCATCTTCTCGAACGCGGTCTTGGACTGCTCCACATAGTTGCCCATGAGCCCCTGCATCATCGGGTTCTGCAGGGCCATGAACTGCGACCACATCTCGGGCGACACACTGCGCGACTGCTCGGTGAGCTTGGTCTGGATGTCGGTGAAGGCCTGCACGTTCTTTTCAAGGTAGGAGCCCATGAACCCCTGCATCGCATGGCCATAGAAACGGATGATGTTGGCCAGCACGGCTTCGGTGAACATCGGTGCGCCGCCGGCTTCTTCTTCAAGAATGATCTGCAGCAGGATGCTGCGTGTGAGGTCTTCGCCGGACTTGGCGTCGCGCACGACAAAGACCTCGCTGTCCATGACCAGTTGCTTGACCTCGGTCAGCGTAATGTAGGTGGAGGTATCGGTGTCGTAGAGCCGCCGGTTCGGGTACTTCTTGATCACGCGCTGCGCAGGCTTGGCAGCGCCGGCTTTCTTGCTTTGCACTTGGGGAACTCCTCGGACTTTCTCGGCGCGACACAGGCCATGGCTGGTGCGGTGCAACCCATTCTAGGGAGCAGGCCCCGCCACATCCCCAAGGTTTACCCTGAGGATGTGTCACAAGTGTTTGCCGGGAAATTGGTAGGCGCGATTGGACTCGAACCAACGACCCCCACCATGTCAAGGTGGTGCTCTAACCAGCTGAGCTACGCGCCTAAGGATGTTCGAGAAACGGGATTGTAGCAGAGCAAAAGACCGTTTCAGCGCCGCCGCGCCGATCGCACGCCGGGAACCTCCGACACCACGCCCAGCACCTTGGACAGGCGCCCCGAATCGGCCACTTCCACGGTGAACGTCATCCATGCCGTGCCCTTGACCGACTGCGTCTGCACGCCGGTCACGTTCATCTTTTCCTTGGTGAACACCTCGGAGATGTCGCGCAGCAGGCCCTGGCGGTCGGCGGCCTGGACCGACACATCCACGGGGTAGGTGGCGGGCGCGTCAGACTTGGGCAGCCCCCACTCGACCTCGATCACCCGGCCCTCGTCGCGCGCGGCCATCTCGCGGAAATTGCTGCAGTCGGCGCGGTGCACGCTCACGCCCTTGCCGCGCGTGACAAAGCCGCCAATGGCGTCAGGCGGCGCGGGTTTGCAGCAGCGGGCCAGCTGCGTCATCAATGAATCGATGCCGACCACCAGCACACCGCCACGCGAACCCTTGTCGGGCTGGCGCGGCTTGCGCAGCAGCAGCAAGTCATCGGGGGTGGGCTGCGGCTCGGGGGGACGCAGCAGCACCTCGATGTTGCGCAGCGAAAACTCGTCCTTGCCCACCACCTCGAACAGGTCGTCCGCGGCCTTGAAGCCCAGCTGCGAAGCCAGGTCGTCGAGCTTGAAGGCCGTGCGGCCTTCGCGCTGCAGCAGTTTTTCCACCGCCTCGCGGCCGCGCGCCACGGTCTCATGGCGGGCCTGCTCGTTGAACCAGGCGCGCACCTTGGCGCGCGCGCGGTGGCTGGCCAGGAAGCCGAGCTCGGCGTTGAGCCAGTCGCGCGAGGGGCCGCCCTCCTTGGCTGCGGTGATGGCCACCGTCTGCCCGTTCTGCAGCGGCGTGTTCAGCGGCACCATGACGTCGTCCACGCGCGCGCCGCGGCAGCGGTGGCCCAGGCTGGTGTGCACGCTGTAGGCAAAGTCCACCGGCGTCGCGCCCTGCGGCAGTTCCACCACGGCGGCCTCGGGCGTGAGCACGTAGATGCGGTCGTCGAACAGGCCCTGGCTGGAGCCGGCCAGATCGCGCTCCCAGGCCAGCAGCTGGCGCAGCACGGCGATCTTGGCGTCGTAATCACCGCTGGCCGACACGCCCGAATAGCCCTTGGCACCGGCCTCCTTGTAGGCCCAGTGCGCGGCCACGCCGTTTTCTGCATGCTCGTGCATGGCCTGGGTGCGGATCTGGATCTCGATGGGCTGGCCCGCGCCGTCGCGCACCACGGTGTGCAGCGACTGGTAGCCGTTGGCCTTGGGCCGCGCGATGTAGTCGTCAAACTCCTCGGTGATGGGCGCGAACTGGCTGTGCACCCAGCTCAGCGCGGCGTAGCAGTCGGTCACGGCCGGCACCACCACGCGCAGCGCGCGCACGTCGAACACCTGGTCAAAGTCCAGCGACTTGCCGCGCATCTTGCGCACGATGCTGTAGATGTGCTTGGGCCGCCCCTGCACCGCGGCCTGGATGTTCTGGCTGCGCAGTTCAAGCTCCAGGCGCTCGCGCAGCTGCTCGACATAGGCCTCGCGCTCAGCCCGCTTTTCATCGAGCAGGCCGGCCACCTTGCGGTAGGTGTCGGGCTCCAGGAAGCGGAAGGCCAAGTCTTCCATTTCCCACTTGACCTGCCAGATGCCCAGCCGGTTGGCCAGGGGCGCGAACACCTGCAGCGACTCGCGCGCCACGCTGGGCGGCGCCAGCGTCTTGCAGGCCGCGTGGTGGCGCAGGGTCTGCAGCCGCGACGCGAGCCGCAGCATCACCACGCGCAGGTCGCGCGAGAACGCCAGCAGCATCTTGCGCACGTTCTCGGTCTGGGCCTTGGGGTCGTCCACCAGCTGCGCCGACGACTCGGCCGCCCTGGCCTGCTGCTGGACCCGCACCAGCTTGGTGGTCTCCACGGCCAGCGCCGCGAAACTCTCGCCAAAGGCCTTGGAGATGACCTCCTGCGGCCGGTTCAGGTGGGCGCAGGCATAGACCAGGTAGCTCGCGGCCTGCATGGCCTCGGAGCCGCCCATGACCTTGAGGATGGCAGCCACTGCGTCGGCATGGGCCAGCGTGTTCTCGCCGGTGTCCAGCGTCTCGCCGGCAATCAGCGGCTCGGCAAAGGCGCGCGCGCGCGCCAGCGCATCGGCCTGCGCGGGCAGGCTGTGCTCGGTGGCGGCAATCAGTTCGGGAACGGCGGCCGTGTCGGGCTGTTCCGCGGTAAGGCTTTTCATCCTGGACGTTGTTCCATCTCAGTCGAGCAGGAACGAGGCCACAACCTCCACCTGCCCGGGGTCCACAAAGGTCGGCGCATGGCCCACCCCGTCAAATTCAACCAGCCGCGCATGCGGGCCGCGCTGCGTCATGGCCAGCGCGGTGTCGCGTGCCAGCAGGTCGGACTGGGCGCCGCGCGTGAGCAGGGTCTGCGCCTGCACCGCGTCGTAAAGATGCCAGAGCGCGGCCTCGCCCTGCTCCGCGGCTTCCTGCGTGATCGAGCGGAACGGCAGCGCGATGGCCGGGTCGTAGTGCAGCGTCACGCCGCCCCCGGGCAGCGGCTTGACCATGGCCTGCGACAGCGCCAGCCACTGGGCCGGCGTGTGCGGGCCGAAGCTGGTCGAGATGGCCCACATGGCATCGGCCGCCTGCTGGACCGAGTCAAACCGCCCGGTGTTGCCCAGGTAGGTGCCAATGCGCTGCAGCGCCTGCCACTGGATGGCCGGCCCCACGTCGTTGAGCACCAGCCGGCGCACCGGCGCGGGCAGCGGCAGCTTGGGCGTGCCGCAGACCGCCAGCCCGATCAGCCCGCCCATGCTGGTGCCCACCCAGTCCAGCGTCTGCACCGGCGCCGCCTGGTCCAGCTGGGCCAGCAGCGCCAGCATGTCAGCCGCGTAGGTGGGAATCTGGTAGCCGGCCGGGTCCTTGAGCCAGTCGCTGCGCCCGCGTCCGGCCACGTCGGGGCAGACCACGCGCAAGGCACCGCCCGCG encodes:
- a CDS encoding bifunctional (p)ppGpp synthetase/guanosine-3',5'-bis(diphosphate) 3'-pyrophosphohydrolase, whose translation is MKSLTAEQPDTAAVPELIAATEHSLPAQADALARARAFAEPLIAGETLDTGENTLAHADAVAAILKVMGGSEAMQAASYLVYACAHLNRPQEVISKAFGESFAALAVETTKLVRVQQQARAAESSAQLVDDPKAQTENVRKMLLAFSRDLRVVMLRLASRLQTLRHHAACKTLAPPSVARESLQVFAPLANRLGIWQVKWEMEDLAFRFLEPDTYRKVAGLLDEKRAEREAYVEQLRERLELELRSQNIQAAVQGRPKHIYSIVRKMRGKSLDFDQVFDVRALRVVVPAVTDCYAALSWVHSQFAPITEEFDDYIARPKANGYQSLHTVVRDGAGQPIEIQIRTQAMHEHAENGVAAHWAYKEAGAKGYSGVSASGDYDAKIAVLRQLLAWERDLAGSSQGLFDDRIYVLTPEAAVVELPQGATPVDFAYSVHTSLGHRCRGARVDDVMVPLNTPLQNGQTVAITAAKEGGPSRDWLNAELGFLASHRARAKVRAWFNEQARHETVARGREAVEKLLQREGRTAFKLDDLASQLGFKAADDLFEVVGKDEFSLRNIEVLLRPPEPQPTPDDLLLLRKPRQPDKGSRGGVLVVGIDSLMTQLARCCKPAPPDAIGGFVTRGKGVSVHRADCSNFREMAARDEGRVIEVEWGLPKSDAPATYPVDVSVQAADRQGLLRDISEVFTKEKMNVTGVQTQSVKGTAWMTFTVEVADSGRLSKVLGVVSEVPGVRSARRR
- a CDS encoding alpha/beta hydrolase is translated as MTEPKLNYVPCPDTAGGHRMAYWQWGAADAAHVVVCVHGLSRQGRDFDVLAQALVARAGGALRVVCPDVAGRGRSDWLKDPAGYQIPTYAADMLALLAQLDQAAPVQTLDWVGTSMGGLIGLAVCGTPKLPLPAPVRRLVLNDVGPAIQWQALQRIGTYLGNTGRFDSVQQAADAMWAISTSFGPHTPAQWLALSQAMVKPLPGGGVTLHYDPAIALPFRSITQEAAEQGEAALWHLYDAVQAQTLLTRGAQSDLLARDTALAMTQRGPHARLVEFDGVGHAPTFVDPGQVEVVASFLLD
- the phaR gene encoding polyhydroxyalkanoate synthesis repressor PhaR — translated: MQSKKAGAAKPAQRVIKKYPNRRLYDTDTSTYITLTEVKQLVMDSEVFVVRDAKSGEDLTRSILLQIILEEEAGGAPMFTEAVLANIIRFYGHAMQGFMGSYLEKNVQAFTDIQTKLTEQSRSVSPEMWSQFMALQNPMMQGLMGNYVEQSKTAFEKMQEQMQKQTEQMLGAFGLKR